Proteins from one Bombus pyrosoma isolate SC7728 linkage group LG16, ASM1482585v1, whole genome shotgun sequence genomic window:
- the LOC122576447 gene encoding 60S ribosomal protein L37 isoform X2 has product MTKGTSSFGKRRNKTHTLCRRCGRSSYHIQKSQCAQCGYPQRKMRSYNWSIKAKRRKTTGTGRMRYLKIVRRKFKNGFREGLPKPKSVQTK; this is encoded by the exons ATG aCGAAAGGTACATCGAGCTTTGGTAAACGGCGAAATAAGACACATACATTGTGTAGACGTTGTGGTCGTAGTTCGTACCATATCCAAAAATCACAATGTGCTCAATGTGGATATCCTCAGAGAAAAATGCGATcat ATAATTGGTCCATAAAAGCTAAAAGGAGAAAGACTACAGGGACCGGGCGTATGCGTTACTTAAAAATCGTCCGTCGTAAATTCAA GAATGGATTTAGGGAAGGTTTGCCAAAACCTAAATCAGTTCAGACTAAATAA
- the LOC122576719 gene encoding zinc finger protein 708-like isoform X2 has product MNSGRTESISTLSEHEDDFDEFEGSIIWSQEEPFSSNEILELAPDPDKQNRLKSLCRLCAGETLHPIYIYSEFGESLKLLHKINTCLSVKVKKTDPLPKQLCPTCVEKITWCNEFDVQCIRAEETLLEILKQNHSFNNARNDVQENSQENIDSCPLCVEGRMRIYEEDKETRKDVELYDSDIVLESSDEEQIPNEINIEQNEEPENESITLFCLGTKQKYLKCGACMNLYHTKETLDEHKCKPNLQCTSKPYKCDICFATFTFEERLQFHQHFHKDAKALYCEICKITFGKELKLFYHYKRYHCKDGRVSCLQCGKLFENQEGLKKHVCVDGKTRPHVCEVCSKGFCDGYTLKRHVVTHLPEKPYKCPECSKSFTQKSRLNKHIAGHSIILENSQTIWRCIRCGEVFGSCDSTDEHCKIHEEKISLIEEMQVLKLYHCEFCSSHFADMDHLKTHRESHVIEKPYSCNHCNSTFKSFAEAVLHWKEHPRIFKVLVVFLCEICDRDVKELSLLYKHKQKRHQPVPRRSEKSKEKFICELCGSIFVSIEDFQEHGKYRCSKFPCDICGSLLPTANSLNAHKRRHSGLRPYVCNICGKSYTQSSHMWTHKRFHMGVKPYACEYCDQRFTIKPDLADHTRKKHTRERPFKCDVCNKAFLTGSVFYQHRLIHRGDRRYKCHYCEKPHACDVCGRCFRQKGDMRKHRRTQHIAKQDTK; this is encoded by the exons ATGAATAGCGGAAGAACGGAGTCGATTAGCACATTAAGCGAGCATGAAGATGATTTTGATGAATTCGAAGGATCAATTATTTGGTCCCAGGAGGAACCATTTTcctcgaatgaaattttagaattagCTCCAGATCCCGATAAAcaaaatcgattaaaatcttTATGTCGTTTATGTGCTGGAGAAACTTTACATCCGATTTACATCTATTCCGAATTTGGTGAATCTTTGAAacttttgcataaaataaacACATGTTTAAGTGTTAAG GTAAAGAAAACTGATCCTCTCCCCAAACAACTTTGTCCAACATGTGTTGAAAAGATTACTTGGTGCAATGAATTTGATGTTCAGTGTATCAGAGCTGAGGAAACTCtccttgaaattttaaagcaAAACCATTCTTTCAATAATGCTAGAAATGATGTTCAAGAAAATTCTCAGGAGAATATTGATTCTTGTCCATTGTGTGTCGAAGGACGGATGAGAATTTACGAAGAAGATAAAGAGACTAGGAAAGATGTTGAACTGTACGATAGCGATATTGTTCTTGAGAGTAGTGATGAGGAACAAATTCCTAATGAAATTAACATTGAACAGAATGAGGAACCAGAAAACGAATCTATAACTTTGTTCTGTTTGGGTACCAagcagaaatatttgaaatgcgGAGCTTGTATGAATTTGTATCATACAAAAGAGACTCTTGATGAGCATAAGTGCAAACCTAATTTACAATGTACTTCCAAACCTTACAAGTGTGATATATGCTTTGCAACTTTCACGTTTGAAGAACGATTGCAGTTTCATCAACATTTTCATAAAGATGCAAAAGCGTTGTATTgcgaaatttgcaaaattacgTTTGGGaaggaattaaaattgttttatcacTACAAGAG atATCATTGTAAAGATGGTAGAGTATCCTGCTTACAAtgtggaaaattatttgaaaatcaagAAGGATTAAAAAAACATGTATGTGTGGATGGAAAGACAAGACCTCATGTATGCGAAGTTTGTTCCAAGGGGTTTTGTGATGGATACACTTTGAAACGCCATGTGGTAACTCATCTTCCAGAAAAGCCATACAAATGTCCAGAATGTTCAAAAAGTTTCACACAGAAATCAAGACTGAATAAACACATCGCTGGGCACAGTATCATTTTGGAAAACAGTCAAACTATTTGGAG GTGTATTCGTTGCGGTGAAGTCTTTGGAAGTTGTGATTCCACAGATGAACACTGCAAAATACATGAGGAGAAAATTAGTCTTATAGAAGAGATGCAAGTATTGAAATTGTACCATTGTGAATTCTGTAGCAGCCACTTTGCAGATATGGATCATTTAAAAACTCATAGAGAATCTCACGTTATTGAGAAACCATACTCTTGCAACCATTGTAACTCTACATTCAAATCTTTCGCAGAGGCTGTTCTTCATTGGAAAGAGCACCcaagaatattcaaagtgcTAGTAGTATTTTTGTGTGAGATTTGTGACAGAGATGTTAAGGAACTCTCTCTGCTTTATAAGCATAAGCAGAAGAGACACCAACCAGTGCCTAGAAGATCAGAGAAGAGCAAGGAGAAGTTCATTTGTGAACTCTGTGGAAGTATTTTTGTGAGTATAGAAGATTTTCAAGAACATGGAAAGTACAGATGCTCCAAATTCCCATGTGATATTTGTGGTAGTCTTTTACCAACTGCAAATTCTCTGAATGCTCATAAAAGAAGACATAGTGGACTAAGACC ATATGTTTGCAATATCTGTGGTAAAAGCTACACTCAATCCAGTCATATGTGGACCCACAAAAGGTTCCACATGGGTGTAAAACCCTATGCCTGTGAATATTGTGACCAAAGATTCACAATAAAGCCAGATTTGGCAGACCACACTAGGAAAAAACATACAAGGGAAAGACCATTCAAATGTGATGTTTGCAACAAAGCTTTCTTAACTGGTTCTGTCTTCTACCAACATAGGCTAATACACAGAGGGGATCGTAGATACAAGTGCCACTATT GTGAAAAACCACATGCATGTGATGTTTGTGGAAGATGCTTCAGACAAAAGGGAGACATGAGAAAACACAGGCGAACACAACATATTGCCAAACAAGACACAAAATAG
- the LOC122576448 gene encoding uncharacterized protein LOC122576448, producing MQETSTVKSMINNRNRDCLGCRIFSGCGLIGSGLYVAYHSKKFQKWTGKTTMYTIGSALMLLGTARVLDLPPFRKQFNHG from the exons atgCAGGAAACATCTACTGTAAAGAGCATGATTAACAATCGAAACCGTGATTGTTTGGGCTGTAGAATTTTCAGTGGCTGCGGTCTTATTGGGTCCGGCTTATATGTTGCATACCATTCAAAAAAATTCCAGAAATGGACTGGAAAAACGACAATGTACACAATTGGAAGCG CTTTAATGCTGCTTGGCACTGCACGAGTTTTGGACCTCCCTCCATTTCGCAAACAATTTAACCATGGATAA
- the LOC122576445 gene encoding mpv17-like protein 2: protein MTVWKKLFGKYLLMTNTVSCGLMMAAGDVLQQRNEYLRKHKCLPTRTYVMAASPHAEQKFHNSKDSDKYMHDYARTKNMTIVGLLQGPFHHWFYMILDRIVPGKTVLSVIKKTCLDQSIASPTCLGIFFIGLGLLEHRTMEEIREEMKLKLYDTWKVDCCFWPPTQCINFLFVPLHYRVLYINFMTMIYDIFLSYIKYDAQYE, encoded by the exons ATGACTGTgtggaaaaaattatttg gCAAGTATCTTTTAATGACCAACACTGTGAGTTGTGGTTTGATGATGGCGGCAGGGGACGTCCTCCAACAACGCAATGAATATTTGAGAAAGCATAAATGTTTACCTACTAGAACATACGTTATGGCAGCTTCTCCACATGcagaacaaaaatttcataactCAAAAGATTCTGACAAATATATGCACGATTATGCGAGGACTAAAAACATGACTATTGTGGGTCTACTTCAAGGTCCTTTTCATCACTGGTTCTACATGATTTTGGATAGGATAGTTCCCGGGAAAACTGTACTCTCCGTTATCAAAAAGACCTGTCTAGACCAAAGTATAGCCAGTCCAACTTGTctaggaatatttttcattggtCTTGGTCTTTTAGAACACCGCACTATGGAGGAGATTCGCgaggaaatgaaattgaaattgtacgATACGTGGaag GTTGACTGTTGCTTTTGGCCTCCAACACAGTgcattaatttcttattcgtACCTCTACACTATAGGGTGCtctatatcaattttatgacAATGATCTATGACATTTTTCTATCatacattaaatat GACGCACAGTATGAGTGA
- the LOC122576725 gene encoding spindle and kinetochore-associated protein 1-like isoform X1, whose amino-acid sequence MSTSYTLEEILERQCEKLQDLEIATIFVKSKDAMKEELLKMRTAVSQKCNDIEIMRQKLDEMKKQNNQCRELMLHIKAVNKKINHMKKNIPSELIHDYYETQNSLSLRSMPGEEFTPVHTVISDNREKQETPMIDCKKVLFNEPEVCLMIPLIGTDEFSKIPKYIIGRQSLETVNNFINTINQILKAKYMFLSLGKAHARKQGDLNLYLHYKKQEMDICNDNKYVYFFTGEDYERQTKSKLDKLKLNLMIVLRHCKRLREHRIKNDVRYIRFCFGRRGSMFTRNTQLIKIRLPVRLFRRNEDSSLVCHERILPFSFPRNEVICSEIISIVRSTCGDKIV is encoded by the exons atgtcaaCCTCTTACACACTGGAAGAAATTTTGGAAAGACAATGTGAAAAATTGCAAGATCTTGAAATTGCAACGATATTTGTTAAAA GCAAAGATGCAATGAAAGAAGAACTTCTTAAAATGCGTACAGCAGTCTCGCAGAAATGTAATGATATAGAAATCATGAGGCAAAAATTGGATGAAATGAAGAAGCAGAATAATCAATGCAGA gaattaatgttacatatcaaagctgtgaataaaaaaatcaatcacatgaaaaaaaatattccatccGAGTTGATTCATGATTATTATGAAACTCAAAATTCCTTATCATTAAGAAGCATGCCGGGAGAGGAATTCACACCAGTACATACAGTAATAAGTGACAATAGAGAAAAACAAGAGACTCCAATGATAGACtgtaaaaaagtattatttaacgAACCTGAAGTTTGTCTTATGATACCTTTGATAGGCACGGATGAGTTCAGTAAAATCCCAAAGTACATTATTGGGAGACAATCTTTAGAAACagtcaataattttataaataccatcaatcaaatattaaaagcaaaatatatgtttttatcaTTGGGGAAAGCTCATGCTAGAAAACAAGGCGATTTGAATCTTTATTTACACTATAAAAAACAGGAAATGGACATCTGTAATGATAATA AATATGTATACTTCTTCACTGGTGAAGATTATGAAAGACAAACGAAATCCAAATTAGACAAACTCAAATTAAATCTAATGATAGTTCTACGACATTGCAAAAGATTAAGGGAGCACAGGATAAAAAATGATGtccgatat attcGCTTTTGTTTCGGTCGTCGTGGGAGCATGTTTACCAGAAATACTCAACTCATAAAGATTAGACTCCCTGTCAGATTGTTTCGACGAAACGAAGACTCAAGTTTAGTTTGCCATGAAAGAATTCTTCCCTTTTCATTTCCAAGGAACGAGGTAATCTGCtctgaaataatttcgatcgtACGCTCCACTTGTGGAGATAAGATAGTCTAA
- the LOC122576725 gene encoding spindle and kinetochore-associated protein 1-like isoform X2, whose product MSTSYTLEEILERQCEKLQDLEIATIFVKSKDAMKEELLKMRTAVSQKCNDIEIMRQKLDEMKKQNNQCRELMLHIKAVNKKINHMKKNIPSELIHDYYETQNSLSLRSMPGEEFTPVHTVISDNREKQETPMIDCKKVLFNEPEVCLMIPLIGTDEFSKIPKYIIGRQSLETVNNFINTINQILKAKYMFLSLGKAHARKQGDLNLYLHYKKQEMDICNDNKYVYFFTGEDYERQTKSKLDKLKLNLMIVLRHCKRLREHRIKNDVRYVILPK is encoded by the exons atgtcaaCCTCTTACACACTGGAAGAAATTTTGGAAAGACAATGTGAAAAATTGCAAGATCTTGAAATTGCAACGATATTTGTTAAAA GCAAAGATGCAATGAAAGAAGAACTTCTTAAAATGCGTACAGCAGTCTCGCAGAAATGTAATGATATAGAAATCATGAGGCAAAAATTGGATGAAATGAAGAAGCAGAATAATCAATGCAGA gaattaatgttacatatcaaagctgtgaataaaaaaatcaatcacatgaaaaaaaatattccatccGAGTTGATTCATGATTATTATGAAACTCAAAATTCCTTATCATTAAGAAGCATGCCGGGAGAGGAATTCACACCAGTACATACAGTAATAAGTGACAATAGAGAAAAACAAGAGACTCCAATGATAGACtgtaaaaaagtattatttaacgAACCTGAAGTTTGTCTTATGATACCTTTGATAGGCACGGATGAGTTCAGTAAAATCCCAAAGTACATTATTGGGAGACAATCTTTAGAAACagtcaataattttataaataccatcaatcaaatattaaaagcaaaatatatgtttttatcaTTGGGGAAAGCTCATGCTAGAAAACAAGGCGATTTGAATCTTTATTTACACTATAAAAAACAGGAAATGGACATCTGTAATGATAATA AATATGTATACTTCTTCACTGGTGAAGATTATGAAAGACAAACGAAATCCAAATTAGACAAACTCAAATTAAATCTAATGATAGTTCTACGACATTGCAAAAGATTAAGGGAGCACAGGATAAAAAATGATGtccgatatgtaatattaccaaaataa
- the LOC122576728 gene encoding transmembrane emp24 domain-containing protein bai isoform X1: MRGVIYIFVTLLAYAHGIRFYLEPNAFKCLKEEVQANVLVAGEYEVSVTPAVKTEYIIRDSKGDILSKKDDIPHGKMLKFSFVTETYDTFEICFMAHAIQPSFSGNIKQIKQEIHLITKRGIEAKNYEGLIGEAAKLKPSEVELKRLEDLSEAIVQDFARMRKNEEEMRDTNEATNTRVLYFSIFSMCWLLVLSIWQVLYLRRFFKAKKLIE; this comes from the exons ATGCGAggtgtaatatatattttcgtaacGTTACTCGCGTATGCTCACGGTATCAGATTTTACCTTGAGCCGAATGCTTTCAAGTGCTTAAAGGAGGAAGTTCAAGCAAATGTTTTGGTTGCTGGGGAATATGAAGTCTCTGTGACACCAGCTGTTAAAACCGAATACATT ataagAGATTCAAAAGGAGATATTCTATCGAAAAAAGATGACATTCCCCATGGAAAGATGTTGAAATTCTCATTTGTCACAGAGACATATGATACATTTGAAATTTGCTTTATGGCACATGCCATACAACCATCTTTTTCAGGCA aTATCAAACAGATTAAGCAAGAGATTCATTTAATCACAAAACGTGGAATTGAAGCAAAGAATTATGAAGGA TTG ATTGGTGAAGCAGCAAAACTTAAACCTTCTGAAGTAGAATTAAAACGTCTGGAAGATTTATCCGAAGCTATTGTCCAAGATTTTGCTCGAATGcggaaaaatgaagaagaaatgaGAGACACAAATG AGGCAACGAATACACGCGTACTTTATTTCAGTATATTTTCCATGTGCTGGCTTTTGGTTCTTTCAATCTGGCAAGTCCTTTACTTAAGACGTTTCTTCAAAGCGAAGAAGCTCATAGAATAA
- the LOC122576728 gene encoding transmembrane emp24 domain-containing protein bai isoform X2, whose translation MRGVIYIFVTLLAYAHGIRFYLEPNAFKCLKEEVQANVLVAGEYEVSVTPAVKTEYIIRDSKGDILSKKDDIPHGKMLKFSFVTETYDTFEICFMAHAIQPSFSGNIKQIKQEIHLITKRGIEAKNYEGIGEAAKLKPSEVELKRLEDLSEAIVQDFARMRKNEEEMRDTNEATNTRVLYFSIFSMCWLLVLSIWQVLYLRRFFKAKKLIE comes from the exons ATGCGAggtgtaatatatattttcgtaacGTTACTCGCGTATGCTCACGGTATCAGATTTTACCTTGAGCCGAATGCTTTCAAGTGCTTAAAGGAGGAAGTTCAAGCAAATGTTTTGGTTGCTGGGGAATATGAAGTCTCTGTGACACCAGCTGTTAAAACCGAATACATT ataagAGATTCAAAAGGAGATATTCTATCGAAAAAAGATGACATTCCCCATGGAAAGATGTTGAAATTCTCATTTGTCACAGAGACATATGATACATTTGAAATTTGCTTTATGGCACATGCCATACAACCATCTTTTTCAGGCA aTATCAAACAGATTAAGCAAGAGATTCATTTAATCACAAAACGTGGAATTGAAGCAAAGAATTATGAAGGA ATTGGTGAAGCAGCAAAACTTAAACCTTCTGAAGTAGAATTAAAACGTCTGGAAGATTTATCCGAAGCTATTGTCCAAGATTTTGCTCGAATGcggaaaaatgaagaagaaatgaGAGACACAAATG AGGCAACGAATACACGCGTACTTTATTTCAGTATATTTTCCATGTGCTGGCTTTTGGTTCTTTCAATCTGGCAAGTCCTTTACTTAAGACGTTTCTTCAAAGCGAAGAAGCTCATAGAATAA
- the LOC122576725 gene encoding spindle and kinetochore-associated protein 1-like isoform X3, giving the protein MSTSYTLEEILERQCEKLQDLEIATIFVKSKDAMKEELLKMRTAVSQKCNDIEIMRQKLDEMKKQNNQCRELMLHIKAVNKKINHMKKNIPSELIHDYYETQNSLSLRSMPGEEFTPVHTVISDNREKQETPMIDCKKVLFNEPEVCLMIPLIGTDEFSKIPKYIIGRQSLETVNNFINTINQILKAKYMFLSLGKAHARKQGDLNLYLHYKKQEMDICNDNSKKLCFRICILLHW; this is encoded by the exons atgtcaaCCTCTTACACACTGGAAGAAATTTTGGAAAGACAATGTGAAAAATTGCAAGATCTTGAAATTGCAACGATATTTGTTAAAA GCAAAGATGCAATGAAAGAAGAACTTCTTAAAATGCGTACAGCAGTCTCGCAGAAATGTAATGATATAGAAATCATGAGGCAAAAATTGGATGAAATGAAGAAGCAGAATAATCAATGCAGA gaattaatgttacatatcaaagctgtgaataaaaaaatcaatcacatgaaaaaaaatattccatccGAGTTGATTCATGATTATTATGAAACTCAAAATTCCTTATCATTAAGAAGCATGCCGGGAGAGGAATTCACACCAGTACATACAGTAATAAGTGACAATAGAGAAAAACAAGAGACTCCAATGATAGACtgtaaaaaagtattatttaacgAACCTGAAGTTTGTCTTATGATACCTTTGATAGGCACGGATGAGTTCAGTAAAATCCCAAAGTACATTATTGGGAGACAATCTTTAGAAACagtcaataattttataaataccatcaatcaaatattaaaagcaaaatatatgtttttatcaTTGGGGAAAGCTCATGCTAGAAAACAAGGCGATTTGAATCTTTATTTACACTATAAAAAACAGGAAATGGACATCTGTAATGATAATA gtAAAAAATTGTGTTTCAGAATATGTATACTTCTTCACTGGTGA
- the LOC122576719 gene encoding zinc finger protein 678-like isoform X1: MNSGRTESISTLSEHEDDFDEFEGSIIWSQEEPFSSNEILELAPDPDKQNRLKSLCRLCAGETLHPIYIYSEFGESLKLLHKINTCLSVKVKKTDPLPKQLCPTCVEKITWCNEFDVQCIRAEETLLEILKQNHSFNNARNDVQENSQENIDSCPLCVEGRMRIYEEDKETRKDVELYDSDIVLESSDEEQIPNEINIEQNEEPENESITLFCLGTKQKYLKCGACMNLYHTKETLDEHKCKPNLQCTSKPYKCDICFATFTFEERLQFHQHFHKDAKALYCEICKITFGKELKLFYHYKRYHCKDGRVSCLQCGKLFENQEGLKKHVCVDGKTRPHVCEVCSKGFCDGYTLKRHVVTHLPEKPYKCPECSKSFTQKSRLNKHIAGHSIILENSQTIWRCIRCGEVFGSCDSTDEHCKIHEEKISLIEEMQVLKLYHCEFCSSHFADMDHLKTHRESHVIEKPYSCNHCNSTFKSFAEAVLHWKEHPRIFKVLVVFLCEICDRDVKELSLLYKHKQKRHQPVPRRSEKSKEKFICELCGSIFVSIEDFQEHGKYRCSKFPCDICGSLLPTANSLNAHKRRHSGLRPYVCNICGKSYTQSSHMWTHKRFHMGVKPYACEYCDQRFTIKPDLADHTRKKHTRERPFKCDVCNKAFLTGSVFYQHRLIHRGDRRYKCHYCEKAFTRTEALNNHIKIHTGEKPHACDVCGRCFRQKGDMRKHRRTQHIAKQDTK; the protein is encoded by the exons ATGAATAGCGGAAGAACGGAGTCGATTAGCACATTAAGCGAGCATGAAGATGATTTTGATGAATTCGAAGGATCAATTATTTGGTCCCAGGAGGAACCATTTTcctcgaatgaaattttagaattagCTCCAGATCCCGATAAAcaaaatcgattaaaatcttTATGTCGTTTATGTGCTGGAGAAACTTTACATCCGATTTACATCTATTCCGAATTTGGTGAATCTTTGAAacttttgcataaaataaacACATGTTTAAGTGTTAAG GTAAAGAAAACTGATCCTCTCCCCAAACAACTTTGTCCAACATGTGTTGAAAAGATTACTTGGTGCAATGAATTTGATGTTCAGTGTATCAGAGCTGAGGAAACTCtccttgaaattttaaagcaAAACCATTCTTTCAATAATGCTAGAAATGATGTTCAAGAAAATTCTCAGGAGAATATTGATTCTTGTCCATTGTGTGTCGAAGGACGGATGAGAATTTACGAAGAAGATAAAGAGACTAGGAAAGATGTTGAACTGTACGATAGCGATATTGTTCTTGAGAGTAGTGATGAGGAACAAATTCCTAATGAAATTAACATTGAACAGAATGAGGAACCAGAAAACGAATCTATAACTTTGTTCTGTTTGGGTACCAagcagaaatatttgaaatgcgGAGCTTGTATGAATTTGTATCATACAAAAGAGACTCTTGATGAGCATAAGTGCAAACCTAATTTACAATGTACTTCCAAACCTTACAAGTGTGATATATGCTTTGCAACTTTCACGTTTGAAGAACGATTGCAGTTTCATCAACATTTTCATAAAGATGCAAAAGCGTTGTATTgcgaaatttgcaaaattacgTTTGGGaaggaattaaaattgttttatcacTACAAGAG atATCATTGTAAAGATGGTAGAGTATCCTGCTTACAAtgtggaaaattatttgaaaatcaagAAGGATTAAAAAAACATGTATGTGTGGATGGAAAGACAAGACCTCATGTATGCGAAGTTTGTTCCAAGGGGTTTTGTGATGGATACACTTTGAAACGCCATGTGGTAACTCATCTTCCAGAAAAGCCATACAAATGTCCAGAATGTTCAAAAAGTTTCACACAGAAATCAAGACTGAATAAACACATCGCTGGGCACAGTATCATTTTGGAAAACAGTCAAACTATTTGGAG GTGTATTCGTTGCGGTGAAGTCTTTGGAAGTTGTGATTCCACAGATGAACACTGCAAAATACATGAGGAGAAAATTAGTCTTATAGAAGAGATGCAAGTATTGAAATTGTACCATTGTGAATTCTGTAGCAGCCACTTTGCAGATATGGATCATTTAAAAACTCATAGAGAATCTCACGTTATTGAGAAACCATACTCTTGCAACCATTGTAACTCTACATTCAAATCTTTCGCAGAGGCTGTTCTTCATTGGAAAGAGCACCcaagaatattcaaagtgcTAGTAGTATTTTTGTGTGAGATTTGTGACAGAGATGTTAAGGAACTCTCTCTGCTTTATAAGCATAAGCAGAAGAGACACCAACCAGTGCCTAGAAGATCAGAGAAGAGCAAGGAGAAGTTCATTTGTGAACTCTGTGGAAGTATTTTTGTGAGTATAGAAGATTTTCAAGAACATGGAAAGTACAGATGCTCCAAATTCCCATGTGATATTTGTGGTAGTCTTTTACCAACTGCAAATTCTCTGAATGCTCATAAAAGAAGACATAGTGGACTAAGACC ATATGTTTGCAATATCTGTGGTAAAAGCTACACTCAATCCAGTCATATGTGGACCCACAAAAGGTTCCACATGGGTGTAAAACCCTATGCCTGTGAATATTGTGACCAAAGATTCACAATAAAGCCAGATTTGGCAGACCACACTAGGAAAAAACATACAAGGGAAAGACCATTCAAATGTGATGTTTGCAACAAAGCTTTCTTAACTGGTTCTGTCTTCTACCAACATAGGCTAATACACAGAGGGGATCGTAGATACAAGTGCCACTATTGTGAAAAAGCATTCACCAGAACAGAAGCTTTAAACAACCACATAAAGATTCACACTGGTGAAAAACCACATGCATGTGATGTTTGTGGAAGATGCTTCAGACAAAAGGGAGACATGAGAAAACACAGGCGAACACAACATATTGCCAAACAAGACACAAAATAG